Proteins co-encoded in one Symmachiella macrocystis genomic window:
- the larE gene encoding ATP-dependent sacrificial sulfur transferase LarE: protein MSDSLPVQLVEKRDALLGIMSGYGRVAVAFSAGIDSTVVAKAAQLACGDRAVAVTADSPSLAGGELEEAKRLAALIGIRHRIVRTEEFENSDYLKNASNRCYFCKTELYTQLEGLAAQLDVDVIVNGANLDDRGDHRPGMQAASEHDVRSPLIEAQFTKAEVRVLAADWELPIWDKPASPCLSSRIAYGLEVTPQRVRRVDDAERFLRESLDLRELRVRHEPNDLARIEVPVTALARFANDDIRDKITTHFKSLGFKFITLDLEGFRSGSMNSVLPLESLTMAAK, encoded by the coding sequence ATGTCCGATTCCCTCCCCGTCCAATTGGTTGAAAAGCGTGATGCCTTGCTCGGCATTATGTCCGGCTATGGGCGCGTGGCGGTCGCATTTTCAGCCGGAATCGACAGCACGGTGGTCGCCAAGGCAGCACAACTGGCCTGTGGAGATCGCGCGGTCGCAGTGACCGCCGATAGTCCCAGTCTAGCCGGCGGGGAATTGGAAGAGGCCAAACGCTTGGCGGCGCTCATCGGAATTCGCCACCGAATTGTGCGGACCGAGGAATTTGAAAACAGCGACTACCTCAAAAACGCCTCGAACCGCTGTTACTTCTGTAAAACCGAGCTGTACACACAGTTGGAAGGACTGGCGGCCCAGTTGGACGTTGATGTGATTGTCAATGGCGCCAACCTCGATGATCGCGGCGATCATCGCCCCGGCATGCAAGCGGCCAGTGAACACGATGTCCGAAGTCCGTTGATTGAAGCTCAGTTCACCAAAGCTGAAGTACGCGTGTTGGCCGCCGATTGGGAGTTACCCATCTGGGACAAACCGGCCAGCCCTTGCCTCTCTAGCCGCATTGCCTATGGATTAGAAGTCACTCCCCAACGCGTGCGGCGCGTGGATGATGCAGAACGCTTCCTGCGTGAGTCGTTGGACCTACGCGAGTTACGAGTGCGTCACGAACCGAATGACCTAGCCCGGATCGAAGTCCCCGTTACAGCGCTTGCGCGTTTTGCGAACGATGACATCCGCGACAAAATCACAACGCACTTCAAATCATTGGGGTTCAAGTTCATCACGCTCGACTTAGAAGGCTTCCGCTCCGGCAGCATGAACAGCGTCTTGCCGCTCGAGAGCCTAACCATGGCCGCCAAGTGA
- a CDS encoding threonine aldolase family protein: MPDAIIEMRSDTMTKPTPAMREAIANAEVGDDMSGEDPTVNRLEAMIAERLGKEAAVFACSGTQSNQMGVRVHCRPGDELLIEAWGHIASYEAGGPAALSGVTCRPIIGRRGLLEVSDLEGQIHNDDQHLCPTRLVCVENTANRGGGVVYSLGAMQQIGAWAHENGLKVHMDGARLFNAVVAGGYTAQEICEPVDTISVCFSKGLGCPMGSALIGSEEEIRVARRARKLFGGAMRQSGIVAAAAIYALENNVDRMQEDHDNARAFAEALSQIEGIEIEMPETNLVFFDVEEGYGSAFALSSRLRELGVNINPTGPQSLRACTHLDLTREQSLRAAELIGDSLSKGLADVAESITGGPYASR, encoded by the coding sequence ATGCCCGACGCAATCATCGAAATGCGTAGCGACACCATGACCAAACCGACCCCCGCCATGCGCGAAGCGATCGCCAATGCGGAGGTGGGGGACGATATGTCGGGTGAGGATCCGACCGTCAACCGACTGGAGGCCATGATTGCTGAGCGGTTGGGCAAGGAAGCGGCCGTGTTTGCTTGTTCGGGAACGCAATCGAATCAAATGGGTGTCCGCGTGCATTGTCGTCCGGGAGACGAATTGCTGATCGAGGCCTGGGGACATATCGCCAGTTATGAAGCGGGGGGACCGGCGGCGCTGAGCGGTGTGACCTGTCGGCCGATTATCGGACGCCGCGGTTTGTTAGAGGTGTCTGATCTGGAAGGACAGATCCACAACGACGATCAACACCTTTGCCCCACGCGACTGGTCTGCGTCGAAAACACCGCCAATCGCGGTGGTGGCGTCGTGTATTCATTGGGGGCCATGCAACAAATCGGTGCCTGGGCGCATGAAAATGGATTGAAGGTCCACATGGACGGCGCACGGCTATTCAACGCCGTCGTGGCGGGCGGCTACACGGCACAGGAAATCTGCGAGCCGGTCGATACGATCTCCGTCTGTTTCTCCAAAGGTCTGGGCTGTCCGATGGGATCGGCGCTGATTGGATCCGAAGAGGAAATCCGTGTCGCCCGCCGTGCCCGCAAGTTATTTGGCGGTGCGATGCGCCAAAGCGGCATCGTGGCTGCTGCGGCAATTTATGCATTGGAAAACAACGTCGACCGCATGCAGGAGGACCACGACAACGCCCGCGCATTCGCCGAAGCATTGTCACAGATCGAAGGCATCGAGATTGAAATGCCCGAAACGAACCTCGTGTTCTTCGACGTCGAGGAAGGATATGGTTCCGCCTTCGCTTTATCGTCACGGCTGCGAGAATTGGGCGTGAACATCAATCCCACCGGGCCGCAGTCATTGCGGGCATGTACACATTTGGACCTCACGCGCGAGCAGTCGCTCCGCGCAGCAGAGTTGATCGGCGATAGCCTCAGCAAAGGTCTAGCCGACGTCGCCGAATCCATCACCGGCGGCCCCTACGCCAGCCGGTGA
- the hisD gene encoding histidinol dehydrogenase — translation MTDSSSQTLNIQTINCHSEDPITALSELRRKLSPQGDIVSAAGRQRTIDLFGAPLTPQQVVEKICGDVREQGLPAVLDYTAKLDRRELDVDTMRVTAEELADAHAAADEEYLATIRRIRDNVLEFQQAILNQDVSIERASGAGRVVLGQRYLPLRRIGVCIPGGAAAYPSTLLMTAVPAQAAGVQEIAVIVPPTDFGGYNVDILAACHELGITEVIRVGGAQGVAALAYGVEGIPQVDKIVGPGNLFVALAKQHVFGDVDIDSIAGPSEVVVLADETARADFVASDLISQAEHSPGSGVMITWHRPLMDAVRTELIAQLAQLERGDLARTSLEDYGALILARDTDEACRLSDLLAPEHLHVSTANPESLLDKLQNAGAIFLGHYTPVAAGDYVAGPSHVLPTGGTARFANGLCANDFLKRSSIIRYDEASLRGDAGDICRMADKEGLTAHGASVSVRVGEE, via the coding sequence ATGACCGATTCCAGCTCCCAAACACTCAATATTCAAACCATCAATTGCCACAGCGAGGACCCGATTACGGCATTATCGGAGTTGCGCCGCAAACTCAGCCCGCAGGGCGATATCGTCTCCGCAGCGGGGCGACAGCGGACGATCGACCTGTTTGGCGCTCCGCTCACGCCGCAGCAGGTCGTCGAGAAGATCTGCGGCGACGTCCGCGAGCAAGGTTTGCCGGCGGTGCTGGACTATACCGCAAAACTGGACCGCCGCGAACTGGATGTTGACACGATGCGGGTGACGGCCGAGGAACTGGCTGACGCCCATGCCGCCGCCGATGAAGAGTATCTGGCCACAATTCGCCGGATTCGCGACAACGTCTTGGAATTCCAACAGGCGATTCTTAACCAAGACGTCAGCATCGAACGTGCCAGCGGAGCAGGGCGGGTGGTGCTTGGTCAGCGATATTTGCCGTTGCGACGGATTGGAGTCTGTATTCCGGGTGGAGCGGCGGCCTATCCGTCGACACTGTTGATGACCGCTGTCCCCGCGCAGGCGGCGGGTGTTCAGGAGATCGCTGTGATTGTCCCTCCGACTGATTTTGGCGGATACAACGTCGACATTTTGGCCGCCTGCCATGAGTTGGGCATTACGGAAGTCATCCGTGTTGGCGGAGCACAGGGTGTGGCGGCGCTCGCCTATGGGGTCGAAGGAATTCCCCAGGTCGACAAAATCGTAGGGCCGGGCAATCTGTTCGTCGCCCTGGCTAAGCAGCATGTCTTCGGCGACGTCGACATCGATAGCATCGCCGGACCGAGTGAAGTTGTGGTGTTGGCCGACGAAACGGCGCGGGCCGATTTTGTCGCCAGCGATTTGATTTCTCAAGCCGAACATTCGCCCGGAAGCGGCGTGATGATCACCTGGCATCGGCCGTTGATGGATGCGGTGCGGACGGAATTGATAGCACAACTCGCGCAACTGGAACGGGGGGACTTGGCCCGGACCAGTTTGGAAGATTATGGCGCACTGATCCTAGCTCGCGACACGGACGAAGCGTGCCGGCTCTCGGACTTGCTCGCGCCGGAGCACCTGCATGTCTCCACCGCCAACCCGGAATCGCTGCTGGACAAACTGCAAAACGCCGGTGCGATTTTCCTGGGGCACTACACCCCGGTCGCCGCCGGCGATTACGTCGCCGGCCCGTCCCACGTCCTGCCGACCGGCGGCACCGCACGTTTTGCCAATGGATTGTGCGCGAATGATTTTTTGAAACGCTCGTCGATTATCCGTTACGACGAAGCAAGCTTGCGAGGGGATGCGGGGGATATTTGCCGCATGGCGGACAAGGAAGGGCTGACAGCGCACGGGGCAAGTGTGTCGGTACGGGTTGGAGAAGAGTAG
- a CDS encoding MgtC/SapB family protein, translating to MQAQIKSALQTIIILKFINYNTDIILQPLVAVLCAAVLGFERETQGKAAGLRTQMLVGLGTAIFTMAAWNLQERLADTEGATRVDPTRVIAGIVGGLGFLGAGSIIQAGKSIRGLTTAATVLVVGAVGIACGLGDYLLALVATGFATII from the coding sequence TTGCAAGCGCAAATAAAATCCGCCCTACAGACAATCATCATACTGAAATTCATAAATTACAACACCGACATCATCTTGCAGCCGCTGGTGGCGGTGTTGTGTGCAGCCGTCTTGGGATTTGAGCGTGAAACACAGGGGAAGGCGGCGGGGTTGCGGACGCAGATGTTGGTGGGGCTGGGGACGGCTATCTTCACGATGGCCGCCTGGAACCTGCAAGAGCGATTGGCCGATACTGAGGGAGCCACCCGCGTCGATCCTACTCGCGTGATTGCTGGAATCGTTGGTGGACTGGGATTTCTGGGCGCGGGGTCGATTATCCAGGCGGGGAAATCCATCCGCGGGCTGACGACAGCCGCTACCGTGTTGGTCGTGGGTGCGGTGGGGATCGCCTGTGGATTGGGGGACTATCTACTGGCACTCGTCGCCACCGGTTTTGCGACCATCATATAG